ttattcataatatagTCCGTCCAATATTGTTTCAAATTTATGTCATTAATTAACGAACAgtcattatcattatataaattactATTTACAATTTTGATTGTATTATCACCATTTTTTGATTCATTCATAAGATCATTTTCTTTGTATCCAAAATCTGCAGTTTCACTTAATTTAtgattaatatttttatttaatgttgataaaattaatttttctgCTACTTTGTTTCCCTCATTTAAATTCTCTTTTTGTACGTCATAcatatctatatatatattttttttttttccatttattttcttataattttcataattctcttgattattactattattattttttgataaaaCATTATGACTTAATATTACACCACTACCATTATTgtcatataaattatttttatataaattattgtcatataatttattgtcatataatttattgtcatataatttattgtcatataatttattgtcatataatttattgtcatataatttattgtcatataatttattgtcatataaattattgtcatataaattattgtcatataaattattgttattttttacgTTTATATTACAACTTGGAAAATCTAACATTTGAGAGTTATTCATTTGATTATTATCCGAAATGTTACATTTCTTCATTTCATtcacataataaatatcatcacaacttttcttattatcatcattattatttatatctatatttattttattagtatcattttctttattcgtagatttcatattatttttacttgTTGGATTATAATTCAACTGACCCATATCGacataattaaatttatgCTGATCATTATAATCTATACTGTTCTGTATATTACTAGTACATTTTCTATattcacatatattattattactgtatatattatttatatcattattatttttaggATTAAGTTGTTGCCCTGTTGTGGGTGTACCAATATAAGACCCATTTTCCTTAATATTCTCCAATAACATACCCTTTGTATGATCAAAAAGGATATCGGAATTtccttttatattttttttttgattaatatacatatcatatatatgatgattattcacattttgtataagatcatcatattttaaGTCATCCTTTTGTGTATCCTTCAAATTACATAATGACATACTTCTCTTCATATTGACATTAATAAATGGAtgattattaaaatatatttgtggAATATTCTCTTCATTCAGTACCctattataattattatgaagaattatatcattattattttctctATTGACAATATTATCACatgtattattatgataagTTGAATGTTTATCTTTTCTTATGTCAGTAAAATTTTCAgaatgtaatatattatttcccatattatcattgtccatatatttattttgcttgttttcattttctttcttACTAATTGATGATATCAAAtgttcataattatttggAATAACATTTTGATAATCACTTTTTACTATGTCatcattaattttatttggtatgctttcttttttctttacatggttcattatatttcctttttcttGATCTTGTAAGAAAATCTCActcttttgtttttctaGATTAATATAATCTTCAGAATACATCTTTGTATTATCAATATAAGATTTgttatttgaaaaaatattatctGCAAAGCTgacattattatttgaagaacatattctattattattattattactatttttatttaatgcATTTATAGGAACATTATCcttttcatcattttttagcatattaatatattcttcttCTGTTTTAATAAAGCTGAATTTTTGtgaatttttaattttatcaAAAAGCGTATTTGAACTATTGTAAGGCATAACATTATCctgattattattactattttgttcttttatGTATGACGTGAGTAATGTAGTCttttgattatttatatgacTAGAAGATACATCATTTACctttttctctttttcaTGACATAGATTTTTTAACTCTTCAAAAACGGTACTTGATACCTTtgaattataaatatgctcacttttattatgttctttatttatatggaTAGGAGAACTATTTGTATTTccttcattattttttatattactatttGTGTGTATGTGTCTATTTAGCAGGGCATCaattatattgttattattattgttataattattgttataattattgttataattattgttattattattgttattattgttgttattattattaatattattattatcatatttattatcatatttattatcatatttattatcatcattacTTTCCTCATTGATTGTTTTACTTTCTGTTTTCCCAGCTAAAAAGTATGTTATAAACGGAGTATTATTTCCCTCATCTTCTTTCATATTTAGAGGAGTTTCTAATTCACTCAAATTCATTTTCCCAGCTGTTTCATATTTCAAATATTCGATATATCCTTTAGATAAACTTTTGGAAGGAGTTTTATTTAAATCGATATCATTAGAATATATTCTATTTAAATTAGTAAATAATTCATCTTTACTATCATTATTActtattaatttattaagGATAAATTCTTTGCTActattttgatatattatactaCTTCTATTTTGTCTTGTATAAATATCTTCATTCGTTTTTCTATTGAATTTATTTGaatcatatttttgtaaaatatcAGAACATTTAGCATATAAAGAAGATTTCTTAGTATTTTCGAAAGATGATAAATCGTTAAAggtatttatattacttCTTCTGTTTAATAAATTTGATTGAAAgcataaattatttaacgacctttttcttatatgatctttattatataacatttcttcagaagaattttttaataaatatgtattacCTTTTTCATAAGTGTTCGAGAAATATCCTctagaaaaattattaaagTTTCCTGacttattataattatatatttgtttataataattattattatttatattgtcATTATTAATACTGTCATTATTTACAATGTGATTATTAATACtgtcattatttatattgtcattatttatattgtcattatttatattgtcattattaatattgtcattatttatattgtcattatttatattgtcattgttaatattgtcattatttacattgtcattatttacattgtcattatttacattgtcattatttatattgtcattatttatattatccttttttatattatcatcatttataatgtcgatgttatttttattgatTCCATTAAACATATGTATACTTTCACACGTTTGTCCTTCTCTTATATTaactttattattattgtaatatattatatcatcCTCATTATATACTTTCTCGTTATcatttgaaatatattcGTCCTCAATTCCACTGTTGTCTAAGCTTAAGAATTCATCACTTTTATAATTACTACTATCCTTAagcttttttttttgattccttcttctttttaatatatcatctATTTTTGTACTAGTCTTgcatttaatatattgtaaaGAACAATCACTTTtgatatgaaaaaaatcatCATCACTCATCTTTATCctttatctttttattaattaaaatattcaatgtaatattaatatatatatatatatatatatcatatatatattagaacatttataaaaaagaaaatattcaacccattaataataaaaatgtatatatttttataattactAATTTATCCTACTCTTACACATTCctcatttattttattgaGTTAATCACAATGATACaaaaacattatatataatatttgtacATTCTAAACagagaaaaataaataaatatatatattatatatatgtataaataaatacatatatataataaataggTGTGTGTTGATTGacaaattattatctttattaaatatttatatcataaaagatataaacataaaatatacatatatatatatatatatatatatatataatatgctatctcatatttattttatgttacATAAATTTAGACCTTTCCATTCAActtttaaacatataaaaagttattattttatccTTTTGTGACATTATTAGAAGAAAACGAACAAACAGAAAGAAtgtattcatataattaaaaatattataaaaataaattcaaaagaattaacaaaaaaaaaaaaaaaaaaaaaaaaaaattataaaaaaaagtaattataataaaaataacacataaatatatacacatataataaacatatacatattaatatatatatatatatatatatatatatatatatatatatttatttatttatttatttattttatatgtacattttaatattgtAAAAGAATACAAATTATTCCATTCTAATGTgtcatatattaataccTTCTAATTTTCGGTAAATTTAAGATAATAagaatttatttaattgtttaaaatatacaagaaaaatataaaaaaaaaaaaaaaaaagaaaaaaaaaagaaattattaaattaataaatagtacaatatgtatatataatttaaaagtaataataacattttatttttattttattaattcctttttttataaattttgaataaatagagaaatatatatttatttcaaacgtattcataatattattatatgtttatataaaatatgtttccataaaaaaattaaattaaataaaactAAATAGACATTTGCtgtttatttaaaataatgcggaaaagtataaattaacatatattatgtatatatatatatatatatatatatatatatatatatatatttatttatttatttatttatttatttttatttttatttttattttttgttattaaaTACATATGAACAGTGTATATGCTTTTATGATTAAAAAGtaatttatatcatatgaagagagtttattatattgaccaattaagaatatataaaattttcaCATTTCATATAagtaattataatatttatattatatatttctctTTTTAGAAGTATTctatttaataatattaaaaagttAATTTACAATACTGTAGAGATGTgccattttttttttttttttttattaaacatatatatacatatgtatataattgtcagatatgaataaatgtatatataaaatgtagTGAAATATTTGACAGAAAAGATATACGacataacatatatatatatatatatataatataatatgattaaTAAACGTGAAgatttaaaataaaaaaaattaaaaaatatacatttatatcatataattttctttttttttttggtgtacatttataaaaaaaaaatattttttcaatttttatttttctcaatatattgtattaaTATAGGTCTTGAAAAATGCTcttcataataatttatttgttcaGGTAATATTGGTTTTTGcattacatatatatatcctaAATTTGCCAAATGTAAAgtaacataaaataaaatagcTACTTCGTCCTTTGATTTTCTATTTCTAGTTATCATATcaaaaaagatataattaatttttttcgATAGGTTTTTATATACTTCTAATAATTCTCTTGCAATAACATCAAAATCTTGATTTAGGTTTATATCaatttctatatttttatcttctAATATTGAATATAAAGAACTTTGATTATCTTTactaaatatatttgaaaaatcATAATTATCTGAAATAGACAAATTTAAAGGAGATGAGTTAAATTCAGAATTTAATTTGTCATTTAcaaaatttatatcattagttatattatcatttttttctgtGATACTATCACCATCTctatacatatttaaacTTTTAGACATTTGACTTTCTATATTAATTCTTGATTCTATATCATCTTTGAAATTTAAATCATTCAAATTTAAATCAAGTTGCTCATTTTGAGTTAACATAGGATCGATGCTAAATCtatctttattaaatatattatcattagGATGGATATTATGTGAAGTATGGAAATCTAATACACCGATTTCTTCTCTTACCTGTTCAAAATGCATATCATCATATacatcatcattatcattattatttttaccATCACTaggaatattattatcgGAACCTTCaatatattcttcattattatcttcaaatgataaaaaattattcgATAAACtatcattttcattataatacGTCATCTGTTCATCTATATTATCTAAGCACTTCTtgatattaaaattatcatatacTACATTCTTATTCTCATATAATATggatttattatttcctAAAAAAACTAAATAATTTtctaattctttttttttcttttcgTGATCAATTGATTCATATCCAAAATTTATTTCTAATTTATGTACtggttttattttatcacTACTTGTTTGTAAAAAGAAGCATTGATAACCTGGATATTCTTTTTCgattttttcatatatttcattatttatagtgtcaattaaaaaatatttataatcTACACGTTCATCTCGAAACATACTTCTTATTACGGaatcttttattatataatttctatcaataatatgtttttctaattttctttttttcatattctGATTTTCCTGCTCCTCAATAATAATCTCCTTCCctttatcattttcatgTAACGCTAGTTggttatttttttcactTGCTAAAGaatttgaattatttaaaacatCGTTAGTATCACTACGgtcattatttttattattaccatcatcatttttattattaccatcatcatttttattattatcatcatcatttttattattatcatcatcatttttattattatcatcattatatttattattatcaccattatttttatcatttagGATAATATCCTCTGTCTCATCCAATCCGAGCAACGtattcaatttttttataaacgCATCATCATCCTTTTGATcaaaataatcaaaattCTGATATGTTTCAAAATTTAACATATTTGCgtaatcattttttttggggatatttttttttttaataggACTAAATATACTTCCTACTACTACATCACTTCTAGCATCTATATTACCATAATTACTACCACGAGGTTCAAAAGGATaattatttctattattCATATCCTGGTTCATGGATTGCATGCTCATAAATGgatttaaattatataaatcatttcTGTTATTCAtagaattatttatactatTAAAATTCCCCATAAAATTTGAACTATTCATATTTTGCATATTTGAAAATTCATtggatatattattataaacattATCATTTGTATATTCATTAGCTCTTACTACATTCGAAAAAGgtgatatattaatattattcatattgtttatattgttatcatttatgtttttattattatcctGAATGTTGTATATATCATTAACAGGAGAATAAAGCTCACTTCTGTGTAAAGAATTTAATTCTAAATTGTTCATATCTCCCATTACacttttttcatttaatgaAGCGTCGATATTAgaaaacatattttttggtatcatattattcaataTAGAATTATccaaatttatattatccatATGATTAAATGATTCAGATAATGCTCTATTAAAATGTAGTCCCTCTAAATTGTTTATGGGGATACTGTTTCTTGAAATATAAGAAGCATCTAGCACTTTTTCCATAACATGTTCTCCATGCATATTGTCATAATTATATCCTGACATATCTAACATCAtttgattatttatttcattttcattaaaaatatcataACTATTTTGTTGTGTACCAGCAATACTTATTTCATCAGCATTTAATGAAAATCGAGACCTCCTACTTGTAAAATCATCAATTACAGATGGTAATAATTCATTCATTCCTATAGATCCTCTCTTTATATGAAGAGAAGTACGACTcattcttcttttatttgtaccactattattattattattattattatcttcaaCATTGTCCTTACCACCTTTCCTTTTCTTtgtttctttattattaattaattcaTTCAAATTATCTTCTTTATTCTTATACaaagataatattttccttttcaaAAAGTCATAATCTTGACCGATAAAATATAccttctttttatatatattacatacacctattaataaaaatgaaaatgttttaatagttaaaatattattctcTACTCCCTTCAATATATCATTACATATCTTATTCAAATCACAACAAACcattatattcttttttactTTATTCTTATCAAAATAAGCATTCCATGCATAATTTAAGGAATGATTTCTAATGGAACCTCCATAAAGAACTATTTGATGATTATTTGGACTGTTCTCTTGACTACTTTCTTCCCTTTCATATATACTTCGGCTTCTTTTTATTCTTGGTCTTAGCACATCGGCTGTATTTAATACCTCCATCCTTTTcttaatttaaaaaaaaaaaaaaaaaccaaaaaaaaaaaaaaatacagGATTCAAAAGTTATAATGGATAAAAGATTTTTCCTAATTCTTTAATATAAACTTGCACAGTTCGAatgcatatataaaaaatggtataaatttattattaacaaGGTAAAAGGgtaatatgtatataatatgtatatataatatgtatataatatatatatatatatctattcaaaagatttaaaaaaaaaaaaaaaattttgtgttctttaaaatatatataaaaaatttacattatatattaaaaacaaaaaatataaataaaaatgaatatataaaaaaaaaaaaaaataaataaaattaatatatatataataaaaaataagttattaatttcagaataataaaagaagatattttttagaacaattaaaacatatacatttcaatttcttttatatcattttatttttatttattattatatcacCTTAATTTGACAAAGCATATTATTTTAGGTGCACTTGAAATGTGTTAActattaatttaatattaatatgtaaaaGTGATTAACTTGAGAATAAATACATCATAATTATgcaaaaataataatacgattatatatagtgccaaaataaataaggtgtttaattaatatatacgtaaatataatgtattttattatatatatatatatatatatattacttaGACATACTAACATACACGTATATGTAAATTACCATTTGTATTTTAGTGCCATGAGTTAATaacaaaacaaataatctttcaacaatatttatacattaaaaaataaattaataaatatatttcataatcttttttttttcctttttttataataatatattccttcattattttataaaaatatatatatatatatatatatatatatattatattatattatattgtttattgtgatataattttataactCTTTGctattttaattatataaatattataaagtatctccaaaaaaaaaaaaaaaaaaaaaaaaaaaatgtgtgcaattattaataacatacaaaaaaaaaaaaaaatataatataatatatatatatttatatatttttatttatttatttaaagagaaaattttgaaaatatgatgatataataaattacaaaattactgggaagaaaaaaaatatgtattcGAAATTGGTCAattgattattatataatacattatagataaaaagaaatgcTTACTTAAAAatacttattttattatatatatatatatatataatataaccTTTATAGTTTTAATATTACAAGTACAGTGCTAAAAAATTTTGCACCATTTAGTATTTTTTCTCTTTGAGACAATCATATTTTAGATgaataaaacaatatattatatatatatatatatatatatatatatatatatatatttttatatatttaaaaatatataattatttaaaaacaacgatttttctatattgaagaaaaaataaaaaaaaaaaaaaaaaaaagaagggAAATTAGAAATTACTcaattcatattttttttttttttattgaatataaaaatggCTAGTTTTACAAATTAGCTTGcacatatttatttatactatattataaatttaatgtTTCCACCATTTTTTGTTAtctctatatataaaattattcatatttatattataaagaaatattgcatttttttttttttgtggTACCATATTCTGTTATCTAAAAGGTAATCTTTAAAcaatattttacatttaaaaaagaatattaacatatatgaaaaatgaCTACATATATAAGTATTGTTAAAAATTTAGGTGTTctacaaataaaatagaaacaaagaaataacaatttttaatatttttataaataagttaatgtttttttattgttcataatttcgtttttttttcctttttttaaattgaATACGCAAAAATAAATACGTGCTATTaaggataatataaaacatattcCAAAGGATATTACGAAATCttgtaatatatgtataaacaactattatttatgcatttctttataaagttataataacacatttttttatttctgctgtaggaaaaaataaattataattaaaaataaaattaaaactGATTATGTTAAATggttattatattatattatattatattatattatatatgtatatagtgatattattatttaaagtgtttttatatattccattcaggttttgtttattttttttttttatatatacataatgaGTCGGAagtttttcttttttaatgtaataattaattattatttttttaaatctaTTATTCTTGAAAAATGTAAAcatatcttttaatatatatatttaattcttttttactatgttattattttcctatatacaataaacgtaattttatatacattttgtattattatatatctcTTCATAAACAGTTTCTATTTTACATTTcttatttaattctttagcttttttttttttttttccttgACACATTAAACttaatataagaaaatgtaacttatttatttacatattaaattatgtttatattttctattattttattttctattatttatttatttatttttttcttttcgATGCATAGAAGCCCAAGAGTTAAAGAGGCTTTATTTGAgtgtataatttttttttttttttttttattaattgaACACAATtacaaaattaaaataaataagaagAAAGGAAATGATAAAAAGTGATTGCATATTTCAGTTATATTCTATGTTAAAAtgttaattatatatatagtataaataaatgaatatatattaaatttcacgaaaaaaaaaaaaataaagtaaaataaaataataaaaattgtattatattgtttcaccttattttcatatattttttttataacctttatatgatacataatacaaaaaaaaaaagtgtatcaattttataatatatatatatatatatatatatatatatatatatatatgtatatatgtgatatatagaaatatatgtattttaaacaaaaaagatgttaaaaataatcaGGAAAAGTTATTCTATTTTATGGAATAAGCtttcattatcattatgaaaattttgGAATTTTCAGATATATTGAAAGatagagaaaaaaaaaaaaaaaaaaaaaaagaaccCATTCTATTTAGTATCttattttacatttaatatgttcttttctttttttttctttttttcttttttgaaTTAGAGGCAAATtagaaaagaataaaaaaaaaatgttaaaatCAGATGGGGTGCTTTTATTGtatatacttataataaatttaatttgttGTCTTAATGGGAACTCTAAGAAAAGAgcttatatattaaatacaCCTAAATCTTcaaatgtaatatattgcatataaattaaaaaattatataaaataacaaaatatattatatactttATTATGTTAATTCTTTA
This is a stretch of genomic DNA from Plasmodium reichenowi strain SY57 chromosome 14, whole genome shotgun sequence. It encodes these proteins:
- a CDS encoding hypothetical protein (conserved Plasmodium protein, unknown function), which gives rise to MEVLNTADVLRPRIKRSRSIYEREESSQENSPNNHQIVLYGGSIRNHSLNYAWNAYFDKNKVKKNIMVCCDLNKICNDILKGVENNILTIKTFSFLLIGVCNIYKKKVYFIGQDYDFLKRKILSLYKNKEDNLNELINNKETKKRKGGKDNVEDNNNNNNNSGTNKRRMSRTSLHIKRGSIGMNELLPSVIDDFTSRRSRFSLNADEISIAGTQQNSYDIFNENEINNQMMLDMSGYNYDNMHGEHVMEKVLDASYISRNSIPINNLEGLHFNRALSESFNHMDNINLDNSILNNMIPKNMFSNIDASLNEKSVMGDMNNLELNSLHRSELYSPVNDIYNIQDNNKNINDNNINNMNNINISPFSNVVRANEYTNDNVYNNISNEFSNMQNMNSSNFMGNFNSINNSMNNRNDLYNLNPFMSMQSMNQDMNNRNNYPFEPRGSNYGNIDARSDVVVGSIFSPIKKKNIPKKNDYANMLNFETYQNFDYFDQKDDDAFIKKLNTLLGLDETEDIILNDKNNGDNNKYNDDNNKNDDDNNKNDDDNNKNDDGNNKNDDGNNKNNDRSDTNDVLNNSNSLASEKNNQLALHENDKGKEIIIEEQENQNMKKRKLEKHIIDRNYIIKDSVIRSMFRDERVDYKYFLIDTINNEIYEKIEKEYPGYQCFFLQTSSDKIKPVHKLEINFGYESIDHEKKKKELENYLVFLGNNKSILYENKNVVYDNFNIKKCLDNIDEQMTYYNENDSLSNNFLSFEDNNEEYIEGSDNNIPSDGKNNNDNDDVYDDMHFEQVREEIGVLDFHTSHNIHPNDNIFNKDRFSIDPMLTQNEQLDLNLNDLNFKDDIESRINIESQMSKSLNMYRDGDSITEKNDNITNDINFVNDKLNSEFNSSPLNLSISDNYDFSNIFSKDNQSSLYSILEDKNIEIDINLNQDFDVIARELLEVYKNLSKKINYIFFDMITRNRKSKDEVAILFYVTLHLANLGYIYVMQKPILPEQINYYEEHFSRPILIQYIEKNKN
- a CDS encoding hypothetical protein (conserved Plasmodium protein, unknown function), with the translated sequence MSDDDFFHIKSDCSLQYIKCKTSTKIDDILKRRRNQKKKLKDSSNYKSDEFLSLDNSGIEDEYISNDNEKVYNEDDIIYYNNNKVNIREGQTCESIHMFNGINKNNIDIINDDNIKKDNINNDNINNDNVNNDNVNNDNVNNDNINNDNINNDNINNDNINNDNINNDNINNDNINNDSINNHIVNNDSINNDNINNNNYYKQIYNYNKSGNFNNFSRGYFSNTYEKGNTYLLKNSSEEMLYNKDHIRKRSLNNLCFQSNLLNRRSNINTFNDLSSFENTKKSSLYAKCSDILQKYDSNKFNRKTNEDIYTRQNRSSIIYQNSSKEFILNKLISNNDSKDELFTNLNRIYSNDIDLNKTPSKSLSKGYIEYLKYETAGKMNLSELETPLNMKEDEGNNTPFITYFLAGKTESKTINEESNDDNKYDNKYDNKYDNNNINNNNNNNNNNNNNNYNNNYNNNYNNNNNNIIDALLNRHIHTNSNIKNNEGNTNSSPIHINKEHNKSEHIYNSKVSSTVFEELKNLCHEKEKKVNDVSSSHINNQKTTLLTSYIKEQNSNNNQDNVMPYNSSNTLFDKIKNSQKFSFIKTEEEYINMLKNDEKDNVPINALNKNSNNNNNRICSSNNNVSFADNIFSNNKSYIDNTKMYSEDYINLEKQKSEIFLQDQEKGNIMNHVKKKESIPNKINDDIVKSDYQNVIPNNYEHLISSISKKENENKQNKYMDNDNMGNNILHSENFTDIRKDKHSTYHNNTCDNIVNRENNNDIILHNNYNRVLNEENIPQIYFNNHPFINVNMKRSMSLCNLKDTQKDDLKYDDLIQNVNNHHIYDMYINQKKNIKGNSDILFDHTKGMLLENIKENGSYIGTPTTGQQLNPKNNNDINNIYSNNNICEYRKCTSNIQNSIDYNDQHKFNYVDMGQLNYNPTSKNNMKSTNKENDTNKINIDINNNDDNKKSCDDIYYVNEMKKCNISDNNQMNNSQMLDFPSCNINVKNNNNLYDNNLYDNNLYDNKLYDNKLYDNKLYDNKLYDNKLYDNKLYDNKLYDNNLYKNNLYDNNGSGVILSHNVLSKNNNSNNQENYENYKKINGKKKNIYIDMYDVQKENLNEGNKVAEKLILSTLNKNINHKLSETADFGYKENDLMNESKNGDNTIKIVNSNLYNDNDCSLINDINLKQYWTDYIMNNMNNVNNMNNVNNMNNVNNMNNVNNMNNVNNMNNVKNMNNMNNTNNVNNTNNVNNTNNVNNTNNVNNTNNVNNTNNVNNTNNVNNMNNVNNIKNNDNKLQSVMSFNTFCKDMKDENFFNQFLREHIKNSINNVVEEILNDKQNEILKNKIIISDINNKEVYNKDNENNNNLSVKHYEKGIPIHNNYNINNDPIIKEDKIISSENSTKLEDNGIIHKNVTSSTYNNGTNNTNISQMKEENITNNDIICNDENIYNDENICNDENICNDENIYCNNKKQHKDEKSFNHSCSDIQFNQDDFQEIQKLNNLLKSRKVNKLIQIKKDDINIKKVSWKNISYNCIDIIYYLIHENNKKNNKMNALINDINNIHEYEKKIEYLNKENEKLKIEMKQKNDNEKKKELKEKANLNNKILEQSKKITNFEKDIYIYKNKLNKLNNKVINKDIEINKLKKQYQIILEEIENCKNDANIVLKKVLNKKNTNLIDKQCLDISKYYQILINSLNDEIKNLKHLIKSEAKDKIILKKKISQLTQSNQNESNKNSYIEKNKTDNKCTNDNNISQYTNDDEHINDIDNNSYANNSNIQKNIVYSNSSYNSNIIKKDINKSSSCSNNYNNNTCSISSSSCCRDIYSHSLKEEKKYKRMYEDLIKQMNDIKKDHENEKIIYNKKIEQLAKHQEMQNIKNQLDTSEKIVEVYQHIFKENINNIRNDNIHSTQNNELKSMDYYNLKNNIYNKPTSLTYINDNKNGSNEATNKINSGHIFNSNINHSNIFNNNHNNYDICNQDNNVISHILSNGDIIKQDKNYTLKDTKLINVLPNSICNKNFMEGINRQSQNNYLNQFLELYIKNNSINNEDFNIYMKNLNKQKQNEEIKEIKQNVQESNILFEDNNLNNKLQNEHNKKHLLNTLMKYNKIDLINIFVDICNHLKTDNISIVIQFIKFMSFIVYEQFPLFTSFYYTLTSLISLDNVKFDEYINLIKKWKSFYTSGQKYYLFRRKVLLIFQSDLKDIEKSQIDKTCLDLIQNNYDQNKELSTYTDGSFEKAEYILNKHSKEIISKIIKTYMNIYNIDKINNIIGHMNSLNSKIKTQSYFIRSISSCLNLNKVDNFQEIEKKVKELITTREIGEKIKNKIKIEDIDEYLAAFTIMGTLKKYLNITHTKDLLPSISKIIQKNKCSS